Proteins from a single region of Camelus ferus isolate YT-003-E chromosome 23, BCGSAC_Cfer_1.0, whole genome shotgun sequence:
- the RAB29 gene encoding ras-related protein Rab-7L1, producing MGSRDHLFKVLVVGDAAVGKTSLVQRYSQDSFSKHYKSTVGVDFALKVLQWSDSEMVRLQLWDIAGQERFTSMTRLYYRDASACVIMFDVTNATTFSNSQRWKQDLDSKLTLPNGEPVPCLLLANKCDLSPWAVSRDQVDRFSRENGFTGWTETSVKENKNINEAMRVLIEKMMSNSREDMSLSTQGNYINLQTKPSSSWACC from the exons ATGGGCAGCCGCGATCACCTGTTCAAAGTGCTGGTGGTGGGGGACGCCGCAGTGGGCAAGACGTCGCTGGTGCAGCGATATTCCCAGGACAGCTTCAGCAAACACTACAAGTCCACGGTGGGAG TGGATTTTGCCCTGAAGGTTCTCCAGTGGTCTGACTCGGAGATGGTGCGGCTCCAGCTGTGGGATATTGCAG GGCAGGAACGCTTCACCTCTATGACACGACTTTACTATCGGGACGCCTCTGCCTGTGTTATTATGTTTGATGTTACCAACGCCACTACCTTCAGCAACAGCCAGAGATGGAAACAGGACCTGGACAGCAAGCTCACGCTGCCTAATGGAGAGCCCGTGCCCTGCCTGCTCTTGGCCAACAAG TGCGATCTGTCCCCTTGGGCTGTGAGCAGAGACCAGGTTGACCGGTTCAGTAGAGAAAATGGTTTCACAGGCTGGACAGAAACATCAGTCAAGGAGAACAAAAACATTAATGAGGCCATGAG agTCCTCATTGAAAAGATGATGAGCAATTCCAGAGAAGATATGTCTTTGTCCACCCAAGGGAACTATATCAACCTGCAAACCAAGCCCTCCTCCAGCTGGGCCTGCTGCTAA